Below is a genomic region from Tepidiforma bonchosmolovskayae.
GTAGGCGGAGCGGCTGCTGCAGCGCTGGTCGGGCTGGGCGCCTGCGTTGGGGTCGCTGTCACCGTGGGTGTCGCCTTGGGCGTTGCCGTCGCTGTTGGGGTCCGCGAGGGCTTGGGTGTACGCGTCGGTGTCGGGGTAGAAATCTCGCTGTCCGGCGATGCCTGCTGCCTCGGCTCATCATCGGCGGCTGAGCCGATCGCCCCGAGCAGCAGCAGGCCGACGATCACGCCAATGATGACCTGCGCCCTCGTGCTGCGCCCTCGATACCAGCGCCAGGTGCGCATCGCTGCCACAGCGGACCACCGCGCACCAGCTCGTGCTGCCGCCACGGACGCTCTCCCCGTGGCTCTTATTGCCGACCGCATCACGCCCCTGGGATCCATCACTCTCTGGCTCCGATCATCGGTGATCGCCGATTCTAGCGAGTCCGACCTGCCGTGTGGTAACGACTTTCTGTCGCGTCTCCATCGCGACATCTGGCGACGACATGTCACATGGCATGGCCATGGTCGCTTCCCCGTCTGCTAGCATGGGCACCGCGTAGAACATTAGTTCTAAGGGTGGGGTCATGCAGGTCGTGCTCATTGTCGACGTCGAGGGCGCCCAGGCTGCGGAGCGGCTGGCTCGGCAGCTGGAGGCGGCTGGGGTGCGGGTGGTTGCTGGGCCTCGGCTTGTGCCCTCTCCTCTCGAAGCCGAAGGAGTCCTCGCGCTGTCAGTCCAACAATCTCAAGTTCGCGATCGTTCAGCTGAGCCAGAAGATCGGCCAACCAGGGAGGAATCGGCGGTGCTTGGACATCATCCGGCGCCGCGTAACCGGCGGCTTCGAGAACCTGCCGGGCCGGGAGACCGGTGACTCGAGCGATGGCTAGCGCATTTTCGAGGGACGGATTCGCCTTGCCGCTGAGCCAGTTGCTGACCTGCGACGGGTTTACCTGCAGCCTGACGGCCAGTTGGCCTTGGGTCATTCGCTCGCGGTCTAAAAATTCGCGCAGGATAACAGGGATGGAGACGGCCCGGCGAGTTTCGGTCACGGCCCGAGTCTAGCAGTCACGTAGGCAGCTGCGCCGAACTCAATTGACTTTCTCGCCAAGATTTGGCATTGTGTCCCAGCAATGAATGTTGGCACCAAACACCGCACCTCTCCAAGCAACGTCCGCCTGCGCCAGCTGGTCGAGGCATCGGGCCTCAGGCACATGGTGATTGCCGAACGATCCGGGATTCGCAGAGACGTCCTGAGCAAGCTTCTCACTGGCCGGCGACCACTTTCTTGGGAGTACGTGGCCCGCCTTGCGCCGGTGCTCGGCGTTCCCATGGAGGCATTTGCGGAGGGCGAGAGATGAGCGGCTGGATGCCCGACAGCCCGCTGCTCACAGTCGCCGAGACGGCACGCGTGCTGCGGGTGAGCGAGTCCGCTCTGCGCGAGTGGATGCGGCATCACCGCGACGGCCGGCCGCGGGTGCCGCACATCCGCCTGGGGCGGCGGGTGCTCATCCCGCGCGCGTGGGTGGATGGCGTGATTGCGAGCGCCGGAAATGCGCAGCCCCCGGGTGGGGGCCCGAGGGCTGCTTAGACCAACCACTAGGAGGTTGCACACAGATGGTAGCACGTCCAGGTCGACCAATTAGCACGCAGGGCCTCCTCGAGGAGGCCAAAGTACAGGCGCTCGCGCTCCGGCACGAGCTCGAGCCCCATGACCAGTGGGAGGCCGCCGCCCTGGAGGTGGCGGAGATTCTCATCGCCGAGGAGCGGCTCGTCGAGGCGCAACGGCTCATCCGGAGGCTCCGCGAGCGGGACCGCTGGGAGAACCAGCGGCACGCCGAGATCGATGCAGTGTGGAGGGAGCGGGCATGAGCGGTGCTGCCATCGCGACCATCCTCATCCAGTCCGTCCTCGTGGGCTCGGCGCTCGTCCTCGGCGCCGTCGTCGTCCGCGACTTCCTCGGGGAGGTGCGGCGATGACGGCTCGCAGCGGACAGCAGGTGCAGGACGCCCTGCTGGGGCTGCTCGATCTGCACGACGCAGTGAGCAGATGGGACGTCGAGCGCGCGTCCACGGTGCTCGAGCGCCTCGACCCCGAGCCACTGGTCGATTTCGACGTGCCCCCTGATACCCCGGATGCGTGGCGGGACAGCGACCCGTACCCCGACGTCATCACATGGAGACTCGTGCGGGAGGGCGTGATCGCAGCGCTCGGCGGCCCGCGCATCAACGGCTGGACATGGCTGATGGCGATGTCGCGCATCGGCGACTGGGTCGTCAGGCATGCAGCCCGGGAGGTGCGACGATGAGCGGGGCCGCCATCGTCCGCGCCCGCTACCGGGCCCTCGACCCCGGGACGTCGAGGCAGGCCGCCAGCGAGCTCAACGCATCGGGTGCGGCCCGGACGCAGGCGGCGTGGTTCCTCGCCGCGGTGCGCGACCATCCCGGGCTGACGGCATCCGAGCTCGCGCAGCTGTCTGGCGGCCGGTTCGACCGTTACGCCGCCAACCGCCGTTTGGCCGACCTCGAGCGCGCCGGGCTTGTGCGGAAGGGTGAGCCACGCCGGGCGCCGTCTGGCCGGCCGGAGGTCACGTGGTGGCCGGCCGAGCGCCAGGGGGTGCTGCTGTGAGGCCGCTTGTCTCCGACCTCGAGCTCCTCCGGGCGATCGCCGCCCACATCGAGGAGCATGGCGTGCCGCCGACCTACCGGGAGCTCGCCCAGCGGGTCGGCATCCGGCACGTGTCGGTGGCGTTCTACGGCACATGCAGGCTCATCGACCGCGGCTGGGTACGGATGGCGTGGTTCGCCCGCTCGCGGGCCATCCGCATCACCGACGCCGGGCGAGCAGCCCTCGACTCAGCAACTCCAGCGGAGGTGACCGCATGACAACTCAGCCAACCCTTGCCGAGCCGCCGGCTCCAGCTGCCGACGTCCCGGCCCAGCCAGACGCCGGCGCCCTGCTCGAGCAGGTGGTCATCGCCGGCGACCTAGCCCGCCTGACCCCGGCGCAGCGGGTGGCCTACTACCGGTCGGTCTGCGACAGCCTGGGCCTCAACCCGCTGACGAAGCCGTTCGACTACCTCACCCTGAACGGCCGCCTCGTCCTCTACGCGACCCGCACCGCCACCGACCAGCTCCGCGCCAGCCGCGGCATCTCCGTCGAGATCACGAGCCGCGAGATGCTCGCCGAGGCGGGCCTGTACGTGGTGACGGCCCGCGCGACCTCGCGCGACGGGCGGACGGACGAGGCCGTCGGCGCGGTGTCGGTAGCAGGCCTCAAGGGCGAGCCCCTCGCCAATGCCATCATGAAGGCCGAGACGAAGGCGAAGCGCCGGGCGACCCTGTCGCTCGTCGGTCTCGGCTGGCTCGACGAGAGCGAGGCCGAGAGCGTGCCAGGCGCCCGGCCGGCGGTTGTCGACCGGGAGACCGGGGAGATCACCGGGGAGGTCATCGAGCACACGGAGCGGCCGCAGCCTGGGCGCCGCGCTGCAGCGCCGGCGCCGGCGGACAGCCAGGACGAGCTCACGCCGGAGCGGTGGCAGGCGCTGGCAACGACGCTGAAGGCCAACGGGCTCACCAAGCCGCAGCTGCTGGCATTCCTGGAGGAATCGCTGGGCGATGAGGCGCATGGGCTGACCGCGTCGCAGCGCGTGGCGCGGTGGTTCCGTCACAACCCGGACGCCGACCACGTGGTGCTGGTCGCAGAGGTTCAGCGGTGGGTGCGCCGCAACGCCGCGGAGCTGCTCGAGTGAGCCGGCGCATCCCGTTCTGGTACGTGTGCCGGCCGGGTGTCGTCATGGCCGACGTGCGGCGGTTCATGGTGGTCTACGAGGCTCGATTCGGCGTGCTGAGCCCGGACGAAGCTCGTGTGTTTCCGCCTGGCGCGTGCCCGGCTGCGCTGTGGCATCGCGGGTTGCTGCACCCTCTTGGAATCGCCTGGCTGGGGAGGAACTGACGATGACGTGGGCGAAGCTCTCCGATGACTTCTGGTGCCACCCAAAGATCGCCGGGCTCTCTGACAGGGCTTTCCGCCTGCATGTCAATGCGATCTGCTGGTCAGCTGCGCTGGAGACGGACGGCGTCATCGAGCCTGGCATCCTGCCGTCCCTGCGCGGGACGCAGGCAGCTGTGAGGGAGCTCGAACGTGCCGGACTCTGGGAGCGCGTGGATGGCGGCTGGGCCATCCACGACTTCCTGTGCTACAACCCATCGCGCTCCTCGCTCGAGGAGCGCCGCTCCAGGCGGGCGCAGGCTGGACGCATGGGCGCCGCTCGGCGATGGCAGGAGACACCGTCAGACCATGGCACCAGCCATTCCTTATCTATAGGCAGTGACACGTCCACGGCGATGGCAACCGGGATGGCAAATGCCATGGCAAATGCCATACCAGATGCCACAGCTGGTGCCATGCCGGGTGCCATGACCAATGACCGTGACATGTCCATGCACCCGTACCCGATCCCGATCCCGTACCCGGAATGTGACTCCTCCTCGCTTCGCTCGTCGTCGTCACATTCGGCGCGCGCGTCGCGCGCTGCTGACGACGACGACCGGTCTCCGCCCTCGAGCGACGACTGGCTGGATGCGCCGGATGAGCCGCCCGAGGTGCGCGAAATCCGCGACCTCGTGCTCACTGCAATGCCGCGGAAATACGCCGCGGACCCGCTGACGTTCGACGAGGCTGCGCAGCTCGGGCGCGACTACGCCGGCGCCCACGAGCTGGTCGCCCAGGCAATCGCCGAGTGCCGGCGCCGGCGCCAGCTCCCATTCCCGCGGAATCTCCGCGGCATTCTCCAGGAGGCTCGACGCGATGACTCACCTCGGGACGATCCTGTCCTCGCTCAGCTCCGGGCAATCGGCGCGCTCGTGGAGTGACCCGGTCGTCTGCCCCGGCTGCGGCTCTGACGACGTCGAGCCTCCGGAGCTGCGGCACCGGTGCTGCGTCTGCCGCGACGCCGGGCGCATCCGCCGGAGCTGGCCAGTCGGGCATGCGCAGTTCGGTCGCTCTGAGCTCTGCCCGGCGTGCAGCGGCGTGAGCGCACGCGGCAGCTCTCCTCCGCCGCCGCCCGAGGCGCGGCTTCGCATCCCGGCGCGCTACGCCCAGGCCCGCATCGCCAACTGGGAGCCGCCGGATGGTGGACCGCGCCGCGCAGCCGAGGCCTACGTCGCATCGTGGCCGCCGCCGAAACCGGTGCTGCTCCTCGCGGGCGACCGCGGCGTCGGCAAGACGCACCTTGCCTGCGGCATCCTCCGCGAGGTGCTGGCCCGCCACGGTGTGCAGGGTCAGTTCTGGCCGGTGGTCGACCTGCTCGACCGCCTGCGCCGCACGGCCGACCCCGACCGAGCGACCGAGTCGCTCGACGACGTGCAGGAGCAGATGCTGCGCGTGCCGCTGCTGGTGCTGGATGACCTCGGCGCCCACCGCGGCACCGAGTGGGCAGAGGAGCGCCTGTTCGGGCTCATCGACGCCCGCTACCGGGACTCGCTGCCCATGGTGGTGACAACGAACCTGACGCTGCAGGAGCTGGCGCCGCGGGTCAGGTCGCGGCTGGTCGACACCGCGTCGTCGGTCGTGGTGCAGGTCTCAGGGCCAGACCGGCGGATGACGCCGCGAGGTGCCGCATGAAAGGCTGTTGCCATGCCTGCCGGCGGGATGAAAGGTTCGGGCCGCAACCTTGCAGCGTGCGGCGCGTCTCGGGAGGTGCCGCATGAGTGCCGCGCCTGTGACGGTGCCGGTCGAGGAGGTGCGGCTCGAGGGAGGCGCCGTCCTCCGCTGCGAGCCGGTCAGGGACGAGGTTGGCCGCCTGCGGCTGGTGCTGCGGCTCTATCCGGCGCCGGCGGCCAAGCGGTTCGGGCCGCTGAGCATCACGGTCGCGTGGCTGACTGCGCGCCAGGCCCGCGCGCTCGTCGATGCGCTCGACAACCTGCTCGTGGAGCACATGGATGGCTGACGTGCTGGAGCTGCAGTTGCCGCTGCCGCCGCGTGAGGCGAGCCCGAACAACCACGCCTCTCGGCTGGCGAGGATGCGCGCCATCGGCGGCTACCGGGCGGCCGTCGGCGTCATCGCACGCCAGGCTGCCGCGCGATGCGGCTGGCGTGGTGACCGCCCGGTGCGGCTGTCGCTGACGTTTGGCCTGCGCGGGGGCGCAGATGGGCACTACCGTCCCGGCGACCCCGACAACGCGCTGGCGTCATGCAAGCCGCTGCTCGACGGGCTCGTCGACGCAGGGGTCATCGTCGACGACTCGTGGCGGTGGCTCGAGATCGGATCCATCCGGTGCGACCGGGATGCTGGCCCGGGCGTGCTGGTGCAGCTGGAGGTGATCGAGTGAGCATCGACTGGGGCTGGCTGGCAGCGACCTACGCCGGCTGGCGCATCGCTGGGCTGCGGGCCAGCGGCACCCGCGACCGGCAGGAGCTGGTGCTGACGCTCGAGCGCGAGGTGCCGGTGGGGCTGCCGGCGCTGCGGCTCGACGCCGACCCGGCAGACTGGGAGGGGCTGGAGGACGAGCTCGCCATCTGGAGGGGGCGAGATGTGGATTGACGTCGGCCGACGGGATGTGCACCTGGTGGACGGCTGGGACACGCTCGGCCCGCGCCGCGTCGAGCCGGCTCACGCTGGTCCGTGCTCGATGCCGGGGTGCCAGCGGCAGGGAGAGCATGAGGGGCTCTGCGGCCGGCATTTCTGGCGGGCCACGTCTCGCGAGCAGGTAACGCCGCTTCAGGCGGTCGGCGAGATCCAGACGCCGTGGATGCGCCACACGGCTGGGCGGCTGGCGGACGCCTACCTCGCCGCCGTCGAGCTCGTGCAGGGTGTGCCGCTCAACCGGTGGGTGCTGCTCAGCCGCGTGTTCGACCAGCCGGAGCCGGTGCGGAGACGTGTGCGGACCATCCTGTCGCTGGCGGCCGGCAGGGACGGTCTGCAGGTCGAGACCGGGCACCAGTACCGGCTGCGCGTCACCGATCGGCAGGCCGCCGTCGACTCGCTCGAGGAGACGGCGCTGGCGACTCACTACTGGCGGCAGGCGGTGGCGGAGCTGGCCGCCCGGCGCGGGGGCCGATGCTGACGCAGATGCTGACGCCGATGCAGGAGTGGGTGCTCGCGATTCTCCGGCAGTCGCCGTGCGTCCCGGTACGTGCGGAGGACATCGCTGCCGAGACCGGGCTGAGCGTGGCCGGGGTCAGGCACTGCGTCCGGGCGCTGCAGACGTGGGGGGAGGACATCAGGTCGACCCCGGGCCCATGGGGGGGGTATGCGTGGTTTCCGGGGGAGGGGGGGGTCGAGGCGACCCCAGGGGGGGAGTATGTCTGCGTCGAGTGCGGGACTGTGTTCTCGGCCGCGGCGGGCGGTAGGGCGCGGGCTGCCCACCGGTTCTGCTCGTTCAGCTGCGCGGCATCGTGGCGCTGGCGTCAGTGTCGGCGCCGGCAGGGGTTGCGGTGATGCCGGCGCGGCTGTGTCTCCGGTGCGGTCAGCGGACGCAGTCGGGATCGCTCTGCGCGAGGTGCGCCGCCCTCGAGGTGACGTCTGGTTCGCCGGCGGCTGTGCCGACCGGATCCGGCTGGCGCTGGCAACGGCTGCGCGAGCAGGTGCTGGCGCGCGACGGCGGGCGATGCCAGCTGTGCGGCCAGCCGGCGCAGCAGGTCGACCACATCGTCCCGCGGGCGGACGGTGGGAGCGACGCGCTCGACAACCTCCGCGCGGTATGCGGCAGGTGCCATCGCATCGTGACGAGAGCTTGGCGAAGACGGAGGGGGAGTTGAGAAGTTTGGAAGCTTTGGCGGAAGCGCGGCCCCCAACCCAAAATCGCGCGCGTCCACCTTCGCCCTTCCCCCGGCCAGCGAGGTGCTTGCGGCCCGGGGAGCCGAGGCGGTAGCGATGCCGGCACGGCGCCAGAAGCCTGTCGAGCTGCTCGCCAACAAGCGGGGCGGTCGTGCGAGGGCCTTGCAGGTCGTCGATGACGGCGACCGGACCGTGCCGTCCCTCCCCCGGCAGCTGCGGCATGTCGGCCCTGCCGGCCGGCAGGCCTGGCGGGAGTTCTGGGGCTCGGCCGTGC
It encodes:
- a CDS encoding helix-turn-helix domain-containing protein, coding for MSGWMPDSPLLTVAETARVLRVSESALREWMRHHRDGRPRVPHIRLGRRVLIPRAWVDGVIASAGNAQPPGGGPRAA
- a CDS encoding RusA family crossover junction endodeoxyribonuclease; this translates as MADVLELQLPLPPREASPNNHASRLARMRAIGGYRAAVGVIARQAAARCGWRGDRPVRLSLTFGLRGGADGHYRPGDPDNALASCKPLLDGLVDAGVIVDDSWRWLEIGSIRCDRDAGPGVLVQLEVIE
- a CDS encoding LexA family protein, which produces MRPLVSDLELLRAIAAHIEEHGVPPTYRELAQRVGIRHVSVAFYGTCRLIDRGWVRMAWFARSRAIRITDAGRAALDSATPAEVTA
- a CDS encoding MarR family transcriptional regulator, with translation MSGAAIVRARYRALDPGTSRQAASELNASGAARTQAAWFLAAVRDHPGLTASELAQLSGGRFDRYAANRRLADLERAGLVRKGEPRRAPSGRPEVTWWPAERQGVLL
- a CDS encoding HNH endonuclease, with product MPARLCLRCGQRTQSGSLCARCAALEVTSGSPAAVPTGSGWRWQRLREQVLARDGGRCQLCGQPAQQVDHIVPRADGGSDALDNLRAVCGRCHRIVTRAWRRRRGS
- a CDS encoding helix-turn-helix domain-containing protein codes for the protein MNVGTKHRTSPSNVRLRQLVEASGLRHMVIAERSGIRRDVLSKLLTGRRPLSWEYVARLAPVLGVPMEAFAEGER
- a CDS encoding helix-turn-helix transcriptional regulator — translated: MTETRRAVSIPVILREFLDRERMTQGQLAVRLQVNPSQVSNWLSGKANPSLENALAIARVTGLPARQVLEAAGYAAPDDVQAPPIPPWLADLLAQLNDRELEIVGLTARGLLRLREERAQAEAQQPPAPQPPPAAEPAAPQPGRPRRRQ
- a CDS encoding ATP-binding protein, encoding MSARGSSPPPPPEARLRIPARYAQARIANWEPPDGGPRRAAEAYVASWPPPKPVLLLAGDRGVGKTHLACGILREVLARHGVQGQFWPVVDLLDRLRRTADPDRATESLDDVQEQMLRVPLLVLDDLGAHRGTEWAEERLFGLIDARYRDSLPMVVTTNLTLQELAPRVRSRLVDTASSVVVQVSGPDRRMTPRGAA